The Acidimicrobiales bacterium genome contains the following window.
GATCGCTGGACGACCACCAGTCAGGCTGAGCCGTTAGCGCGGTTCCGCCACGTTTCCGAAATAAGTCCTTCATGCCTTTGACCCCTTCGCGTGCCCCGCCGAGACTCTAACTGGGACCCCAGAGAGATTTGTCGTGCTTAGACCTTTGTACGCGTCAAACGGCGTGACTTGAAAATATGGGCCGTACGTCTCTTGAGCCGTCTTGCGGTTACGACCATGAGTTGCTGCTCGGGAGGAGGCCGTTCCGCGCCCCCGTACACGCTCTCGTTGACG
Protein-coding sequences here:
- a CDS encoding DUF4129 domain-containing protein codes for the protein DAVAREMERAGKKRERPRRPSETLLEYASALDAQQGSEDWTKLASGVNESVYGGAERPPPEQQLMVVTARRLKRRTAHIFKSRRLTRTKV